The Bartonella sp. TP genomic sequence TTATATTATTCGTCAGCTTATGCAATTCTTGTTGCACCTCTACCGCTTGATTTTGCAGCTTAGGCAGCATAAAACTCAGTAAATCGGCACCGCGCACCATATTTTGCATGTCTGCGGGCTGTACTATCAGTGCAGGCGGAGGGTCTAGCCCTATAGTAGTTAAAGCAGAAATAACAACACCAAAATTTTTGCTAACTTTATTTAAAGCTCGCTGTGATTCTTGCTGAAGAAACATATAATTTTTAAGTTTTTGCTCATCTAAAACCAAGTTATTTTTCAATTGCTGCATTTTCTCACTGCTTTGCGTCAGGGCTTTATTCAAACTCGTTTGATTCTGATGCAAAGCTGCAACTTCCTGCGTTAGCTTATTAATTTTATCTTCGGATAAATGGATATTATTATTTATGTCCTGTAATGCTTTATCAACAAGCCTTTGCGCTTCACCTATCTCATTAGCAAAAGATACCGTTGTGCAAAATAATATACTCAACAAGCCAACCAGATAACAACAAGATAATTTCATTCCATAAACCTATCTGTGATATGGATGGCTTAGCATTATCGTCATAGCACGATAAAGTTGCTCGGCTAACAAAATGCGTGCTAGTTGATGCGGCCAGGTCATAGCGCCAAAGCTTATTGTTAAATTTGCTCTTTGTTTAATCTCATCACAAAATCCGTCTGCCCCCCCTATCGCTACTACAATATCGCCTAGCCCTTGTTCTATCACAGATCTTAACTTACTAACAAACGCAATAGAGCTCAGATTTTCTCCTTTTTCATCACATAAAATCAAATAACCATTTTTAGGCATGAGATCTAAAAGCTTTTTACCTTCTTGGTTTTTTCTTAAGCTCGCAGTGCTGGCACGGCTTTCCAAAATTTCGTAATTACTGATATGCTGTATGCCCAACGATTTAGCGCAAGCACTTACTCGCTCAAAATATTGCGTATAAATTTGGCTAATGGCATTTTTCTTAAGCTTGCCTACAGCAAATAATATGATACGCAAACGTTTTATCCTTTATTCAGCTCATCTTCTATATGCACTATTTTAGGAGTGATTTCACTCCATAAACTATCTAAATCATAAAACTCACGTGCCTCAGCGCAAAAAAGATGTATCAAGTAATCACCGATGTCTATTAACACCCACTCACCAGAATCTGCGCCTTCAATCTGAATATTTTTTACACCTAGCTCTTTAACATATTTCAACAAATAATCACTTAAAGCAAGGACATGGCGAGACGAATTACCGCTAGCAATTATCATAGCATCCGCCAAGCTGCTTTTATTAAACAAATCAAAAGAAACTATATCAACAGCCTTATGCTCGCTTAATAATTTTAAAAGTTTATCTTTATTTATAGTCATAATTTTATCTCATACGTAAGTTAGTCGAAGATTGATTTGATAATTCACCACGCAAGTAACACCAAGCAGGAGGAAGCTTAAAGGCAAGTTGCTCTGCATCTTGTTCAGCAATTCGCGCTTTCTTATAATATTTTGCAAAAACAGAATTTAACTCAACTCCCAGCGCAGTGGGACGCCAGACAACGGCAATAGGCAGCATAGCCGCCAAATCTTGCCAGCGATACCATAGATGAAAATTGGCTAAACTATCGCCGCCAATTATCCAGACAAAATTAACGCCATGTAAACTCTCTTGGGTGGATAAATAACGCAAAGTTTCAAACGAGTTTTTTGAAGCAAGAGCTGCTTCAAACGCAGTTATATCTATACACTCAAAACTCTTAAGTAATAAGGCGCTAGCTGCCACACGATGTTTTATAGATGGAAGGTGAACGTTAGCTTTAAGCGGATTACCAGGCGTTACCATCCACCATAATCTATCTAAACCCAAACAACGCAGCGCGGTGTTAGCAACCAATACATGCCCTTCATGCGGTGGATTAAAAGTACCGCCAAACAAACCAATTTTTTGCCCAGCTTTAACCTGCGGTAGCATATCTAAAGAAATATAAGCCATTCAATCCTTTTCATCAGCATTTTTTAAAAACGTGCTAGCTTTATACAATAAAGAATTTACACCAATTTTTGAAACAGAAGATAAAATTGCCACGGGTTTTTGAATAGATTCTTCTAACTTCTTTGCTATAATCTCTGCCTCGCTTGCTAGCACTGAATCGCACTGGCTCAATGCCACAAATTCTGGCTTTTCATATAAAACCTCTGAATAAGCTCGTAACTCACTACGCACTGTCTTATAAGACTGCAGGATATTATCATTATTCACACTAATAAGATGCAGCAATACCCTACACCGTTCCACATGGCCTAAAAACCTATCACCTAAGCCAACTCCTTTATGCGCGCCTTCAATAAGCCCAGGTATATCGGCCAAGACAAAATCGTTATCATCTAATTTTACTACTCCTAAATTAGGGTGCAAAGTTGTAAATGGATAATCCGCAATTTTTGGTTTTGCAGCTGTTACACTTGCCAAGAACGTGGATTTTCCAGCATTTGGCAAGCCAACTAAACCAACATCAGCTATTAATTTCAAACGTAACCATAGGGATTTTTCAATACCTGGCAGCCCCAAATTAGCACGCCTAGGAGCTCTATTTACCGAACTAGTAAAATGCAAATTGCCAAAACCCCCATTGCCTCCCTTAGCCAAAAGATATCTTTGACCTTTTTGCGTTAAATCACAGATCAAGCTTTTATTTTCTGCATCAAAAATTTGTGTTCCCAACGGTACTTTCAGCACGACGTCTGCGCCTTTTGCGCCTGTTTTATTCCGCCCCATACCATGCATGCCTGTTTTCGCTTTAAAATGCTGCTGGTAGCGATAATCAATCAAGGTATTTAGCCCCTCAGCTGCTTCTGCCCAAACATCACCACCACGACCTCCATTACCACCATCAGGACCGCCAAACTCCAAAGATTTCTCTCTCCTAAAGGATACACAACCAGCTCCGCCATCCCCAGATTTTATATATATTTTTGCCTGATCTAAAAATTTCATAAATTATTACCTTTAAAATCTAACGCTAATATATATAGCTCTACTGACTCCGCCCGACTTGAAGGCGGTTTTACATGATGAACTTTAGTAAAATAACGATGTAATTTTTTCAAAATTTCCCCTTCAGTCCCCCCCTGAAAAGTTTTAGCCAAAAAAGTGCCTTTCGGTTTTAAAACATCAATCGCAAAATCCATAGCAACCTCGCAGAGATGCATAGTACGATAATGGTCTGTACGCTTATGCCCAATAGTTGGAGCAGCCATATCACTTAAAACCACATCTGGCGATTGCCCCAAAACTTCTATTAATTTATTTTGTGCACCGTCACTTAAAAAATCTAATTCTAACACTGAAACTCCAGCCAAAGGATCCATAGGCAAATAATCTATGGCAACTATAGAAGAGGAGGGCCCGTCTGCACCAATTATTCTACTTGCTACCTGGCACCAACCACCGGGGGCAGCCCCTAAATCTACTATCTTTTGCCCTTTTTTCAAAAAATTATACCGCTCATTTATCTCCAACAACTTATACGCTGCTCTTGAACGATATCCATCTATTTTTGCCCGCACTACATAAGGGTCATTCAGCTGTCGATCCAGCCATCTTCTAGACGAAGATTTTATAGTACCTGCTTTTTTCTTAAGCAATACATGCAGCGGCCTTGCTGCAGCTTCTATTACTTGCTCAGGAGGCTCTGTCTTTTCACCTTTTTTGCCCAAGATAAATCTTTTACGAGATCGCTGTAATTTGCTATTTCCTTTCATGAATCTTGCCCAGTTATAAATTGCGCCAAAATACCATCCCTCACACCACGGTCAGCAACAACTACCGTTTCTGAAGGCCAAAACTCAATAATACAAGATAAAATAGCGCAACCAGCCAAAAGCAGCTCCGCACGCTGGCGGCCAGAATATAAGCTAAGGCGTGTTTCCTGATTACTGCGGTTAAGAATCTCGGTAATTAACTGCTCTACTCGACTTCGCTTTAGGCGCAAACCATCTATTTTGGCTTTATCATATTTTTCTAATCCCAAATGTAAACCAGCAAGCGTCGTAGCTGTACCAGACATTCCCAATAAATAATATGGTTCATTTAAAGCTGCTAAAGGACGATTCTTTACAATATTTTTTAATGCTAATCGTACTTCTTGTTGCATTAATAAAAATTTTTGCTCGATACTGTCAATTAAACTAAATTTTTCGGCTAAATTTACTACGCCAAAAGAAAGCGATAACCAGTCTACGATAAACTCAGGTTTTAAACGATTATCAACTAAAGAAATTTGAGATGACCCACCGCCTATGTCAAAAACTATAGCAGGCTGAGCTGTTCTTTTAATCAGGCTAGCACAGGCAAAAGCCGCCAAACTCGCTTCAGTCTGGTTATCTATTATCTCTAATGTTATACCAGTTTTTTCATAAACTTGCGCTATAAAAAAATCCCTATTTACAGCTAATCGACAAGCTTGAGTTGCTACATATCGCTGTTTTGCTATATTATATTTAGCTATTTTCCTTTGGCACAGGGCCAGGGCCACAATAGCTCTTTCCATAGCTTGATCGCTTAAATAACCACTAGCTGTTAGGCCCCGCCCCAATAGGACATGACGTGAAAAACGCTCAATTACTTTAAATCTACGCTTTTCTTCATATGCTTTAGCTATAGACAAACGACAATTATGAGTTCCTAAATCTAAAGCAGCATATATTTTGGGGCGAACAACAGACATTTTTACAAAGACCTAACGATATTTTAACCCATATTAACCTTTATACGCAAATATTGCTACTGTTTAGGCACATAAATTTTATTATTAACTTATGACAACTATTTTACCCCTTGCCAATTTTTATAATTTACCAATTTAAAACATTATAATTTACAAAAAAGGAACAGCAAATGGAATGGTTAGTCCCTATCATAACACAAATAATTTCAGGAGTTGCTGGCGGTAATATCGCTGGCGTCAAAAACAGTTTAAGTCTTGGCCGTACAGGCAATTCAATAGCAGGCGGCATAGGTGGCTTATTACTTGGCCAACTCAGTGCCTATATTGCCAGCACCCATGGAAATGAAGTAACTGGGCATTTACTAGCACAAATCTTGGGTAGCGGTCTTGGCGGTGTAGCACTTACCGCTATTACAGCCTTAGTAAGAAACATGATTAACAATAATAATAATATAAATAATAAACTATAAGCACTATTAAGGGGAGGTTATAAAACCATCCCCTTTAACAAAAAAATCAAAAGCCAGTTTCAATACGACTATAAACTAGCTGTGTATAAGCTGATATTTGGCCGCCTATAAATGATGCAGTAAAAGCTAGAGAAATTAATACCACTAATATTTTGGGGATAAAAGTCAAAGTTGCTTCTTGAATTTGTGTCAAGGCTTGAAAAAGGCCAATTAAGATACCAACAACCATAGCTGCAGCCACAGCTGGGCCACAGGCAACTATAACTGTCCAAATTGCTTTAGTTACCATCTCTATTGCATCTGCTTGATTCATCTAAGTAGCCTCTATCTAAAGAAAATAATATAGGGCAAAGACTGCAAAAATACAAGCATCAACAAAAAAAGAGAATAAAGCTAACAAAATAAATGGCTAATAATTTAACCAACTAATTTATGCGTGGGATCTGCTAGAGTTTTTTTCTCGGTGGTTCCGTGCTTAGCTACAGGATCTGAAATAGTTACACCAGGCCCCAAAAGAACCGATGAACCGTTATCTAAAACTGCTATTAAACCGTCAAGACAAATCTTTATAGACTTAATATTACCTTCAATTTTAACCTTAGCATCATCTGTCGTTTCCACATGCTTACCGATATAAGAAGCTGCTTGAGCAGTGAAAGAGTTAGCATATAAATTGCCTAAGGTTGTATTCAAAGCATCTAATTTTTTATTAGTTTGTGTCGACTCCTCTAAAGCAGAAAAACTTGCAAGCTGCGAAATATATTTCGTAGGATCTGAAGGTTGAGTCGGGTCCTGATTTTTCATTTGTGCTATAAGAAGCTTTAAAAAAGTATTATAGTCCGCAGTAGGCTTTGGTCCAGCAACTGCAGGGGACCGTACAGCGCTATTTTCAGCAGCAACAGGATTTGAATAGGCAGCTAAATTATCAACTATCATCTCGGTACTTTCTCTGTAGATATCATAGACGCATGCCAAACTAACAAACGAAGCTTACCCGAAGATATCCAAAATAGGTTACGGGTTAATCTTTTTACCCATTATTTCTGCTTCACGCCCAAAAAGACCACGTAAAATCTTTAAAATTTCAAACATTTTACCGCTTTGCGCTAACTCAACACACTCGCTAAGCCCATATATGATATCGATATCTGAAAAGGTTTTGAGCAGCTGCTGCAGCATATTCACGAATACCGGAAAAGCTAATTCCATATTTTTGGGCTCCATCAACATAATTTGCGCCGCAAAATATAACTGCTTCAACGGAGTATCTGTATCTTCTTTTTGCAAAACATGGTTTTCTAATAAAAACACAGCGTCATTAATAAGCTCTAACGTAACTTTTTTATCGCTAGCTATAACCGCGCCATTGATAAAAAGCTTCTCTCCCGCCTTTAGAGTAATTTTCATGCCTATATATCCTGCATCAAAACTTATATAAACAACTTCAAGCAGATCTAGGAGCTAAACCATCACGAAGAGATTTAGATATCGTGATTAAGTTATCAAAATCTGTGGCTGAGCCGTTCCTCATATTAACAGTTTCCTTCATAACATAAATGCCTATAGATATTAAAGAAGCCTTTAAATCATTTGGCAACGCATTGTCAGGCCGCCCTAAATCTTCTGTTAAAACTAACCAAAATTCATCAATAAAACTAGCTGTTTCTATGGCTTCAGCTGAACCAGCACCGTGTTTTCGCGCCTCTTCTAACATAGAAATGCAACGCTCGAAAAGAATTTCTTCTCTTTCACGTCCGCTTACAACATCTTCTTCCATTATATCGGCATAGCGCATCTGATACATAAATATGTTACTCCAATTTGAAAATTTTACAAAGAAACTTAGCGCTTCTATATTACAAATACTGAACTATATTTTAAATATAATTCATTAAAGAAAGCTTAGCCAATCTAGAAGTGAGCTGATAAGAAAGATTTAGCGCAGTTTCTAATTCAGACTCCTTTGTTGCGGCTTCATCTGGATCAACACTGCCCAAATCCAAATTTGCTGATTGCAAAATATTAAGCTGCGCTGCCATAACTTCATTGGCTTGTTTAACACGATTTTGCGAGGCACCTAAGCGAGATTGCTCGTCCTTAATACCATCCAATGCCATACCCTGCATAAGAACACGACTCTCTGATAATAAAACCAGGCGAGTATCTTTGGAAAATTTAGTATCCAATAAAGCCGCGCCCATAACTAAGCCTTTTATCGTTTGCTTAAACGCTGCAGCATTTGCAGAAATACCATTATTTATGGTTTCACCAGTTTCAGAAATGCGTGTTTTATCTAACTTGTCGCTGGCAAGAGAAAAATTTTCTTTCCATTTCGCATCTTTGAAAAAATCGTTAAAATTGTCGCTAGCCAAAAAAGCTTTCATATCAGCCGGGCTAATTTCGCCTGGCTCTTTACCTTTTGTAAAGTCCTTGAAAGCCTTTTTTATATTTTCTAAAGCCTTAGACAAATCTTTAATTGGCAATTGCTTTACATTTTCACCGCCAAAAACATATTCACCATTAAATTCTACATTTAATGCGGAAGACAGAGCGCCCAACCCAGACATTGCCAACGTTTGAATAGCAGCAACGGATCTATTGGACTGACTAACAGTAAGAGACTCAATATAAGAAAGCAATGGACCACTTTTTCCTGCTACTTTAGAATAAAGAGCAGACAATGCATCTTGCGCGGCAGCCATTTTATTAATGACAAGTTTATTACTTGTCATATAACCATTTGCTGTACCAATTCTAGCATCAATAGCTGCCAAATGTGAAACTTTATAGCCTAGATCCCTACTCATATCAAAGCGGCGGCCTTTTGTTAACTCATATCTACTTTTATCTATTTCATCTCTCAAACGAGCGGACCATCTACGGCCAAGCAAACTTTGGGACAAAGAGGAAAAATTACCAATTTTCATATTACCAATTCCTATCTAATAGCCGCGAGTAAATCGTCCATCATCTTACCAACAGCAGAAACAAGCTTAGCCGATGCTCCATAGCTTTGCTCTACCTCTAACATCAAGCTTAACTCATCATCTTTATTAACACCAGTAGCATTAGATAAAAATTCTTCTGCATGCGCAAACATAGTACCGCTATATTCTGCATCTTGTTGAGAATGCTGATAAACACCACCTACCCAACCTAACGAACTTTTTGCAAAATCTAACAAAGACTGATTTTCTTCTAAGCCAGTAGAGGTAGATAGCAAGGAAGCTTCTCGTTCCATAGGTTTATCCAAAGCCCCTATCAATTTTTGTAAGTCGCTCTTGCTTAGCTTAGTAACAGCATTTCCGCCTTCACTGGTTATAAATTTGTTATCCACTTTTATACGCCATGCCATACCGGGTATACCAGGAGTGTCTACAGTAAACAAACCAGAAGTAGCAAATATCTTTTTCAAACCATTGGCTATATTATCCAATTGACTCTGATATTTAAGGCAAATATCATCACGAAATTTCACCAAATTGCCCAAACTACCGTCACCATTTGGTTTAATAAAAGCACTGTGACTAAGAGGCATACCATCTATTTTGACTTCATTACCTTTTTCCCCAGCAACCAATGGAAGCGTAGGCTTATACTCAACTTTGCTAGCAACTTTATTAAATAAAGTTACGCCATTTGCTGCATACACGGCAACCACGCCATTTTCTTTTCTTTCAATAGTTATGGCTATATGAGAAGATAAATCTTTTAATACAGAATCCTGCTGATCTAGATAGGTAGCTAAATTTGAATCTGTGGCGCTAGAAATCTGCCGTTGCAATGTCTCTAATTTCTTAAGCAAATCACGAATTTGTGTTACGTTTTGACCTATCTCAGCATCGGCATCTTTGCGCAATTTTTCTATTTGTTTTGCACCAAAATTTAAACTATCGGCCAAAGTTTGAGCTTTAGCAACGACATCCTCTGCAGCAGGAAAAGAAGTCTTTTGATTAACATAAAACTGCATAGATGCCTTAAGCTTAGCAAGCGCAGCTGCAGGGGAGCCACCAAATTCATCAGAGGCATATATACCATTAAGCTGCTTCAATCCAGCCGCCAAGGTAGCACTACCGTTGGCGCGGCTCGACTTCATCAGATAATCAGTCAACAACGCTTCATTGGCGTCACGCTCAAGCACAGCGTGAGCGCCGCCGCCAATCATCATATGCAGCTTAACTGTTCTATGCGTATAATCAGGATTGTGTACCCCGCTAAGATTCTGCGAAATAACTGACATTCTTCGCTGTGAATTATCTAAAGAATTCCTAGCTATATTAAGAGCTTCACTTAACCCCATTTAAATCCCTTACTTTAAGCAAAAAATAAATAACATTATATTTTTTACTTAACAGAAAAAGCATATATTAATTATACGCTAGACCACAAAATATGTTTACCTAACCATATTCAAAACAGCATCCATCATTTCGGCACCAGCCTGAAAAACTTTAGAATTGGAGGTATAAGTTCTCTGGGCTTCAATCATGTCCGTAAGCTCTGTAGCAATATCTACATTTGATTGCTCCAATTGCTGCGTTTCAATTTTACCAAAAGAACCATTCGCAGCCATACCAACAATAAACTCTCCCGATTCAGCTGTTTTTTTGAAAACTGTACCAGAAGCAGATAGTAATTTATCTGTAGCGGCAACTGTTGCAACGTTAATAAAGCCCTTTTTCAATTGGTGCCCATTAGTCAATTGCACCAAAAGTTCACCATTTTCGCTAACCTTGTAACCATTATATGCACCATCTGCCTGGCCATCAGCTTCAGAGTGCAACGCCATACCTTGACCACTTAAAGTTATCCCAGTCGGATCAAAAGCAACCGTCTTGTCTCCCACTGTAATTGTTACAGTATCAGCGCTAATTTCATTA encodes the following:
- the flgK gene encoding flagellar hook-associated protein FlgK; the protein is MGLSEALNIARNSLDNSQRRMSVISQNLSGVHNPDYTHRTVKLHMMIGGGAHAVLERDANEALLTDYLMKSSRANGSATLAAGLKQLNGIYASDEFGGSPAAALAKLKASMQFYVNQKTSFPAAEDVVAKAQTLADSLNFGAKQIEKLRKDADAEIGQNVTQIRDLLKKLETLQRQISSATDSNLATYLDQQDSVLKDLSSHIAITIERKENGVVAVYAANGVTLFNKVASKVEYKPTLPLVAGEKGNEVKIDGMPLSHSAFIKPNGDGSLGNLVKFRDDICLKYQSQLDNIANGLKKIFATSGLFTVDTPGIPGMAWRIKVDNKFITSEGGNAVTKLSKSDLQKLIGALDKPMEREASLLSTSTGLEENQSLLDFAKSSLGWVGGVYQHSQQDAEYSGTMFAHAEEFLSNATGVNKDDELSLMLEVEQSYGASAKLVSAVGKMMDDLLAAIR
- the rlmH gene encoding 23S rRNA (pseudouridine(1915)-N(3))-methyltransferase RlmH — its product is MRIILFAVGKLKKNAISQIYTQYFERVSACAKSLGIQHISNYEILESRASTASLRKNQEGKKLLDLMPKNGYLILCDEKGENLSSIAFVSKLRSVIEQGLGDIVVAIGGADGFCDEIKQRANLTISFGAMTWPHQLARILLAEQLYRAMTIMLSHPYHR
- the flbT gene encoding flagellar biosynthesis repressor FlbT, producing MKITLKAGEKLFINGAVIASDKKVTLELINDAVFLLENHVLQKEDTDTPLKQLYFAAQIMLMEPKNMELAFPVFVNMLQQLLKTFSDIDIIYGLSECVELAQSGKMFEILKILRGLFGREAEIMGKKINP
- a CDS encoding RlmE family RNA methyltransferase, coding for MKGNSKLQRSRKRFILGKKGEKTEPPEQVIEAAARPLHVLLKKKAGTIKSSSRRWLDRQLNDPYVVRAKIDGYRSRAAYKLLEINERYNFLKKGQKIVDLGAAPGGWCQVASRIIGADGPSSSIVAIDYLPMDPLAGVSVLELDFLSDGAQNKLIEVLGQSPDVVLSDMAAPTIGHKRTDHYRTMHLCEVAMDFAIDVLKPKGTFLAKTFQGGTEGEILKKLHRYFTKVHHVKPPSSRAESVELYILALDFKGNNL
- the obgE gene encoding GTPase ObgE, producing the protein MKFLDQAKIYIKSGDGGAGCVSFRREKSLEFGGPDGGNGGRGGDVWAEAAEGLNTLIDYRYQQHFKAKTGMHGMGRNKTGAKGADVVLKVPLGTQIFDAENKSLICDLTQKGQRYLLAKGGNGGFGNLHFTSSVNRAPRRANLGLPGIEKSLWLRLKLIADVGLVGLPNAGKSTFLASVTAAKPKIADYPFTTLHPNLGVVKLDDNDFVLADIPGLIEGAHKGVGLGDRFLGHVERCRVLLHLISVNNDNILQSYKTVRSELRAYSEVLYEKPEFVALSQCDSVLASEAEIIAKKLEESIQKPVAILSSVSKIGVNSLLYKASTFLKNADEKD
- a CDS encoding Ppx/GppA family phosphatase, translating into MSVVRPKIYAALDLGTHNCRLSIAKAYEEKRRFKVIERFSRHVLLGRGLTASGYLSDQAMERAIVALALCQRKIAKYNIAKQRYVATQACRLAVNRDFFIAQVYEKTGITLEIIDNQTEASLAAFACASLIKRTAQPAIVFDIGGGSSQISLVDNRLKPEFIVDWLSLSFGVVNLAEKFSLIDSIEQKFLLMQQEVRLALKNIVKNRPLAALNEPYYLLGMSGTATTLAGLHLGLEKYDKAKIDGLRLKRSRVEQLITEILNRSNQETRLSLYSGRQRAELLLAGCAILSCIIEFWPSETVVVADRGVRDGILAQFITGQDS
- the rsfS gene encoding ribosome silencing factor; translation: MTINKDKLLKLLSEHKAVDIVSFDLFNKSSLADAMIIASGNSSRHVLALSDYLLKYVKELGVKNIQIEGADSGEWVLIDIGDYLIHLFCAEAREFYDLDSLWSEITPKIVHIEDELNKG
- the fliQ gene encoding flagellar biosynthesis protein FliQ, with amino-acid sequence MNQADAIEMVTKAIWTVIVACGPAVAAAMVVGILIGLFQALTQIQEATLTFIPKILVVLISLAFTASFIGGQISAYTQLVYSRIETGF
- the flgD gene encoding flagellar hook assembly protein FlgD — translated: MIVDNLAAYSNPVAAENSAVRSPAVAGPKPTADYNTFLKLLIAQMKNQDPTQPSDPTKYISQLASFSALEESTQTNKKLDALNTTLGNLYANSFTAQAASYIGKHVETTDDAKVKIEGNIKSIKICLDGLIAVLDNGSSVLLGPGVTISDPVAKHGTTEKKTLADPTHKLVG
- a CDS encoding flagellar hook-associated family protein: MKIGNFSSLSQSLLGRRWSARLRDEIDKSRYELTKGRRFDMSRDLGYKVSHLAAIDARIGTANGYMTSNKLVINKMAAAQDALSALYSKVAGKSGPLLSYIESLTVSQSNRSVAAIQTLAMSGLGALSSALNVEFNGEYVFGGENVKQLPIKDLSKALENIKKAFKDFTKGKEPGEISPADMKAFLASDNFNDFFKDAKWKENFSLASDKLDKTRISETGETINNGISANAAAFKQTIKGLVMGAALLDTKFSKDTRLVLLSESRVLMQGMALDGIKDEQSRLGASQNRVKQANEVMAAQLNILQSANLDLGSVDPDEAATKESELETALNLSYQLTSRLAKLSLMNYI
- the flaF gene encoding flagellar biosynthesis regulator FlaF, with the protein product MYQMRYADIMEEDVVSGREREEILFERCISMLEEARKHGAGSAEAIETASFIDEFWLVLTEDLGRPDNALPNDLKASLISIGIYVMKETVNMRNGSATDFDNLITISKSLRDGLAPRSA
- a CDS encoding nicotinate-nucleotide adenylyltransferase — protein: MAYISLDMLPQVKAGQKIGLFGGTFNPPHEGHVLVANTALRCLGLDRLWWMVTPGNPLKANVHLPSIKHRVAASALLLKSFECIDITAFEAALASKNSFETLRYLSTQESLHGVNFVWIIGGDSLANFHLWYRWQDLAAMLPIAVVWRPTALGVELNSVFAKYYKKARIAEQDAEQLAFKLPPAWCYLRGELSNQSSTNLRMR